The Leadbetterella byssophila DSM 17132 DNA window TCAACCTTGGTTTGAATGAAAGAAAGTGGATTCTCAGAGGTGTAGGAGGTTGACATGAGCTGTTGCTTTAAGAACTGCAATATAAATGGCTACTCTCAGAAGAAGCTAGAGAAAGAATCTAAACTTTATTTTTATACATCGCCTCGTTTTCAGCTACCCTATATTTTACAATCTTCTCAATCAGATCATAAGGCACATCGTTATAAGGAAACTGAATAGATCCTTTTCCTTGCTTGTATTTCGACAATTCTTCTACAAAGGCCTCATTACCCTGCGGGGTAGCATAAAAACCCAAGTGCTTAGACTGTGCAGCAAAGTAGACCAAAGGCTTTTTAAAGGTTTTATAAGCCGGCATGCAATAGGCCATGCTTTCCACCGCTTCCGGTGCATGCTTTTGTATAATAGATCTAACCTTCTTTAAAATTCCTTGGATTTCTTCCGGACTGGTTGCGATGTATTGATCCACATCCTTGATGTCCTTGTTCATCTTTAACATAAGGCTGAAATTTTCAACAAACGTACTATCCATAAATGAATAGACAAAATTAATCCTCTTCACTCCATTACAGCCTTACAACATGATATATCCGTCCTCTAAGTAATACAGGGACAAATGCGGCATTTAGCCTCATGTATATTAAGATCTAATTTTTCTTTCATCTCCAGAAAAATCTTTTTCATATCCTGAAAAAATTTACCTAAAAAAAAGTATAAAATTGAAAATCTGGCAGTTTTTAAGCAAAAATGGATTAAAAACCATTCTATATTTTTTTGACAATCAAGAAATTATTCTATTCTTTAGCACCCACACTTTTTAACTTTAGAAGACCATGAACCAGCCTTACAAACTACATTTCACTCAAACCGTTCAGCGCGTCCTCGTTAAACCTACAATAAGCCCACAGAGTACCTTTTCGCCCATTCAACATCCTCGGAAAGCATTCTTTGAAAAGGCTGAACTGTTACAACAGCAAGTTGCCAGCTCTCCGTTCTATATTGAACTGGTGGAATTGTCTACCAAAAAGCTATTCTCAATGATCTTTGAGATGCTTTCTCCCCAATACTTCCTATTGTTTTTATTGGAGGGATCTTTTACGATCAAGACAGTAGAAGAACTATTCACCTGTCAAGCTAAATCCGGCCATTTTGCTCTAATTCATAATGAAACGGGAAGATATAGACTGGATTTACCGAAAGGTAAATACACTATACTGTGCATTTACCATTTGAAAGAGTATTTGCAAAAGGAATCTAAAGATCTTGATAGCATCAAGTCCTTTAGTGAACGACAGGAAAAATTCCCCTTCTCCCATCTACCGTTTTGTAGAATAGATCGGATGGTTTCTCGCCATCTAAAAAACATCTACATCAATCTACCATCTACTAAGGTCAAGTTTGAAGCCCAGCTGAAGTATCATATCTCTATGATCCTTGACAGATATAATTCAATGGCCACTAAAAAAATGCAAAAGATATCTTGGAGAGTTAAGGAATATTTAGATCAGAATTATACTAACCCGGATATAAGTTTACAAGTTCTGGCAGATCTTCTACAGTCCAATACGAATCAAATACGCACGAAGTTTAAGACAGAATTTGGCATCACTCCCCACCAGTACTATACAAGTAAAAGGCTGGCAAAAGCATTAGAATTAAAAGTAAAGCATAACCTGCCATTGAGCAAGATCTTTTATCAAGTAGGGTATAACGATGAGAGTGCCCTAAGATACGAGATGAAAAAACATGGATACGTCTGAAAATATGACAATTAATTCACTGACAATAAACATTTTACTGTCATTATTTTCTAGTTTATGACTTCAGGCATCAGGAACTTTGTAGAGAAAAGTTTACAAAGTCATGAAGTTAAAATTAATCACTCTCGCCCTACTAACGCTGTGGATACCGGTTAGCATAGACAAATGGATCAACTTTGAGATCTTCCAAAATGGGCTTATCCGCCAACCGTTCTCAGATCAACTAGGACAAGTTTTATCCTACCTTTTGCCTGTGGTGGAGACGGCTACTATCATCTTATTGGTAGTTGAGAAGTGGCGAAAGGCAGGCCTGCTCCTCTCCACTGCCTTAATGGCTGTATTCACCTCCTATATAGGACTTGCCTTATTAGGTGCCTGGGATAAACTCCCATGTGGCTGTGGTAGTGTCATCAGTCAACTGACTTGGAAACAGCATTTCTTTTTCAACCTGGCCTTTCTCCTTCTAAGTGCCTACGGATTATTGAACCTACATCGAAGCGGAGCTGCGGGAGGCAAAACCGCTTAGGGCTGGCCGGCCAAAAGGCATACATATTTTTTTTCAACTTTAAATTTTTTACAACAATGAAAACCTTTTTAGTAAAAAACCTTATCGTGGTATTCGCGCTTTTGTTGGGCATCGGAACGATGTCTTTTAAAGTAATTCAGAAGCAAAATGTTTCTGAGCACTGGTATAAAGTAGTGGGGGGCATCGTTCTGGATGAAAGTCCTGATGGCAACTGCCAAGACGATGAGGGAACAGTTTGTGCCGTGGCGTTTTCGGAAGATATAACGCCACCCCCAGGCATGACTGTCAATGATGCATATAATCATGGATCATATGCCGGGGAAGCTAAAAGGAATAATTAAAGAGAGGATAAGCAGTATGTTGTGCTTTTTGCAAGCATACTGCTTATACCTTTTATCTCTCATTTTGCTGCATTCCTGATAATCTCACCACATTGGGAGGAATTGGAAGTGTCCACTTTTTATCATCCGGAGGAAGCCTAAAAGTTTCACTACCTACAGTTCTAACTAAAGTTATTAAGTACTCCCTCTTCAATCTCTTCAAATCGTGCCATCGTACACCTCTAAAAAGGAGTTCTTTATTACGCTCCTTGAGAATCAAAGCTAGGGCTTGTTCCTTCCCTTCAACTCTAACAGGAACATAAGATGAGCTTTTATATCTCTTTATTAAAAGAGAGTTAATATATTCCAGTGCCTTATCGACATTCCCTAAACGGGCACTACACTCTGCCACTATTAAAACCATTTCATTTACAGAAATGCCATTAAAAAGAGTATTACTTTCATGATAAGAACCTCGAAAACCAATCAAGCCGGAAGATCGCCTTACAAAAAAGAGAGTTTTCCGCAGGTCGCCCTGGTCATATGACTGAAAAAGGTCAGGTGATACATCCAAATTACTGGTTGAGAATATACCAGTGGTTCGCATAGCGCTATGAAAGATAACTTCTTCATTAAATCTTGCGAATGGGTAAGGTTTCAAACTATCCAGGGTTTGAAAGTCTAGTATTTTGTTATTGAAACTCATACATTTCTCCGCAGCTTGGAGAGCATGATCATATTGGCCTATTTGCAAAAAAACCTTAGCCAACAGACCATATGCGGCGGCTTTTGTAGGCCGCGTTTTTACTATCGAAATCTCTTCCAGAAGTTCTGTTGCCTGCCAGAGATCTGAAATGATCAAATCGTAAGTTTCTTTTACAGTATTGCGTTTTGAAGGGATTTCCATGTCAGATTCAACCCTAAGTGGAAGTCCGAGATCGTCAACGGCGTTTTCTGAATACTGATTGCAAAAAATCTGGGCAATATGAAAGTAGCTCCACGCCCGAAAAAACAATGCAGCACCCTTTACGCTTTTCCCTTCTACACTATTTTTATCCTTGTCTTGCGATTCCTCAATTTTCTCAAGTACGAGGTTTGAATAAAATATTTTTTGAAAGGCATTTTCCCAGCAGAGATTTCCCCTACCCTCAAAAATATCATACGCCCATATGGCCGCATTCTTTAATTCAACACTCGAAAGAGCAGCCCAGGAGGGTTGCGAGAGAACGAAGTGGTCAGAACTGGCTTCTCCTAAATGAGAATCTCCCGAATTTAATATATCGGTATTATCTAAAAGAGCTCGCATATCTGATAGTGAAGTAATAACGACCAATTTTTGGTTTGGTGATACTCCCAACCAATCGGTCATACAAGAAGACATTGTGAGGATCACCAAAAGTATGAATATTTTATTTTTCATTGTCATCGTTTGTTAACATTTGAGATTTTGTTTGCGACCCATTTAATTTAGGTCGACTTTCACACCAAGTGAAACTGATTTAGTTGGTGGAAATAGGGCTATCGGATAGTCCGGGTCTCTGTCTGATTTAGTTTTTTTCCAGATAATGCCAAGGTTATCAGCATAGAGAAAGACCTTCATTTGCCGGGCTTTGTGCTTCAAATCACAAGCAATGTTGATATCCCGGATTCGTATATGGTCCCCACTTTCCACTAATGCCTCGGAGTATAAATAAACATAATCGCGGTGGAGGTTTAATGCAGCAGGCATGGATGGAACATCTGTACTATATTCATCTCCAGGTTTGACCCACCGCTTGGCAAAATCGCTATGTCCGCTACCTGAGGAAAATAAATCATAGTAGTTTACACTATTTTTTCTGAAAACATACCCTGCCTTCCAAGTTAGGTTTATGCTGAGTGAAAGTGCTTTGTAAGAAACAGTATTCCTCACGCTTCCGAATGTAGGTGGAATGGTT harbors:
- a CDS encoding iron chaperone, producing the protein MLKMNKDIKDVDQYIATSPEEIQGILKKVRSIIQKHAPEAVESMAYCMPAYKTFKKPLVYFAAQSKHLGFYATPQGNEAFVEELSKYKQGKGSIQFPYNDVPYDLIEKIVKYRVAENEAMYKNKV
- a CDS encoding helix-turn-helix domain-containing protein; the encoded protein is MNQPYKLHFTQTVQRVLVKPTISPQSTFSPIQHPRKAFFEKAELLQQQVASSPFYIELVELSTKKLFSMIFEMLSPQYFLLFLLEGSFTIKTVEELFTCQAKSGHFALIHNETGRYRLDLPKGKYTILCIYHLKEYLQKESKDLDSIKSFSERQEKFPFSHLPFCRIDRMVSRHLKNIYINLPSTKVKFEAQLKYHISMILDRYNSMATKKMQKISWRVKEYLDQNYTNPDISLQVLADLLQSNTNQIRTKFKTEFGITPHQYYTSKRLAKALELKVKHNLPLSKIFYQVGYNDESALRYEMKKHGYV
- a CDS encoding RagB/SusD family nutrient uptake outer membrane protein, which encodes MKNKIFILLVILTMSSCMTDWLGVSPNQKLVVITSLSDMRALLDNTDILNSGDSHLGEASSDHFVLSQPSWAALSSVELKNAAIWAYDIFEGRGNLCWENAFQKIFYSNLVLEKIEESQDKDKNSVEGKSVKGAALFFRAWSYFHIAQIFCNQYSENAVDDLGLPLRVESDMEIPSKRNTVKETYDLIISDLWQATELLEEISIVKTRPTKAAAYGLLAKVFLQIGQYDHALQAAEKCMSFNNKILDFQTLDSLKPYPFARFNEEVIFHSAMRTTGIFSTSNLDVSPDLFQSYDQGDLRKTLFFVRRSSGLIGFRGSYHESNTLFNGISVNEMVLIVAECSARLGNVDKALEYINSLLIKRYKSSSYVPVRVEGKEQALALILKERNKELLFRGVRWHDLKRLKREYLITLVRTVGSETFRLPPDDKKWTLPIPPNVVRLSGMQQNER
- a CDS encoding MauE/DoxX family redox-associated membrane protein; amino-acid sequence: MKLKLITLALLTLWIPVSIDKWINFEIFQNGLIRQPFSDQLGQVLSYLLPVVETATIILLVVEKWRKAGLLLSTALMAVFTSYIGLALLGAWDKLPCGCGSVISQLTWKQHFFFNLAFLLLSAYGLLNLHRSGAAGGKTA